A single window of Acinetobacter wuhouensis DNA harbors:
- a CDS encoding lysozyme, which produces MILARLKAQPEFHIQQFAKIQQVTSKAGIDRICGYEGFENEAYPDSGGVWTIGFGTIKYPNGVRVKKGDKCTLEQAKAYMAYDLKSFENAVNKVKVQLNQNQFDALVSLTYNIGVSAFLNSTLLKKLNAGDYKGAAEQFPRWNKVKGKVVNGLTNRRLSEKKLFEKAL; this is translated from the coding sequence ATGATCTTAGCTCGCTTAAAAGCACAACCTGAATTTCATATTCAACAGTTTGCTAAAATTCAACAAGTGACAAGCAAGGCTGGTATTGATCGAATCTGTGGGTATGAGGGCTTTGAAAATGAAGCTTATCCCGATAGCGGAGGCGTTTGGACGATCGGTTTTGGAACAATCAAATACCCGAATGGGGTGCGGGTTAAAAAAGGTGATAAATGTACGCTTGAGCAAGCCAAAGCATATATGGCATATGATTTAAAATCATTTGAAAATGCTGTCAATAAAGTCAAAGTTCAGCTTAATCAAAATCAGTTCGATGCATTGGTTTCATTGACTTACAACATCGGTGTAAGTGCTTTTCTAAATTCTACATTGCTTAAAAAACTGAATGCAGGCGATTATAAAGGTGCAGCTGAACAATTCCCGCGCTGGAATAAAGTGAAAGGTAAAGTAGTGAATGGTTTAACAAATCGTCGCTTAAGTGAAAAGAAATTGTTTGAAAAAGCCCTCTAA
- a CDS encoding phage holin family protein, producing the protein MQEHEKNLLLIVVMGACIGFAKLLVSDEKLTWRLALGRTILGAATSTIAGAIVLQVPDISPLALIAIASALGILGSTFIESWLKRQANTWSIK; encoded by the coding sequence ATGCAAGAGCATGAAAAAAATCTATTACTCATTGTTGTAATGGGAGCCTGTATTGGCTTTGCGAAATTGCTTGTGTCAGATGAGAAGCTAACATGGCGATTGGCTCTTGGCAGAACAATTTTAGGTGCAGCAACGTCAACGATCGCAGGTGCAATTGTTTTACAGGTTCCAGATATTAGTCCGCTTGCGTTGATTGCAATTGCATCGGCACTCGGCATTTTAGGAAGTACATTTATTGAATCTTGGCTTAAACGCCAAGCAAACACGTGGAGTATTAAATGA
- a CDS encoding tape measure protein, which produces MSKNLTFKLILDGDNKGLISAAKQSETTVKSVLETIKTEAEKIKIDALVGELAKATTEISSLGDKSAISATQLRDMSTQSQQMISGLKSELIGAQAELVRLSQTNASPADIQNAINRVEDLKSSIQTVETAFGAYESVATNAMTGVDRAASKTIAEVQKFTSVDLNNVVSEAQNATRAIESMGDGAVVSSQEIERISQLGANSISTLEKELQQATTELKNLSQSTSAVPLEKFNEASNRVVALEDALSLTQIAFKDFQTKASSAMHEVSDSTNKAADSAKKAGNDIYSALGIRPPTVINDAITDLTKKLEDFKKNSKLPAEEIARVTKITEQEISRLKNELSGVDSAAEKANSGVSTLSKGMGGARFAANALVGAMAALGVGFGVKELAQTADSYTNLSARINIATQDGGNFAQAMAGVHQVALATNSSLEATGTLFTKINDTGKQMGLTQQQSLDLTKTINQAIQTGGGSAQASEAAITQLAQALQSGVLRGDEFNSIMEQAPGLTKALASGLNVTTGELRKMAENGELSAERVVKAIQSQSAAVQADYDKFPTTIGNALQRISTSWEILIGKMDQASGTSSQVAQWLAMLADNIQNLKIFIDDIGEGFVWIGDKLQSIDPSTINVLKSTLSDAYDTVKSLISNVATLGETIWSAFTTALDSVSPLFAALLSGKEEVSGLEVALNTLRMAFAAISDIATGFNIGLKLLLSGIQFLSGGLYALSSQVLGFLGFDTLAQQALNASDRMFAQAEKNGSEAAKLAENHKWAVIETYKDISETEEQGNQESIALSKEKLNQLLADQKTEAEGKKVTEDEKLKAVQAYAEASIKANGGVMDGVMQADLLTKGYIVTIDEAGKVSVQAGESAAQAAENAKVKEEALKVAKDNVKKADEELLAYQKQATVERVLLDKQIEEAKRTGDLNALVSAQNSVNAIDAKENELRNNRNTRITELNNATTGSGKVAESAYSRASAAAKIFDVDLDASLNKVSKSFSATGGELDGFKNKLSEAGVTGKQAGDVTYQAWLKWLETAKSQAEIDAAKAKLKEFGDQGVISTSQVDQGLFAIKMQAQKLPDDIDPVTASFKRLGIETKENLALAAKQAMMDFINIRDSGKATAEGIQQAYTKAMQAAELSGDAGQIAVAKSIAATAGMITTVDEAGKTVVKSYAEMDRAAKAHASTVSNGVTSAYRRMGEVAREEALSSTEAWNKALEAQQGGIHATRKGEKTRLAFDQSGVEAELKAMGYDDKRATEIAKSILSSSKSGDGYKNASTSWLAKNGYDIIGSFAGGGGGTSNANYVREQLERYSQYSGSKSSSSLNTDSKTVKYEINTGKSSATVYGNQKTESDFDSVLRDLEAIKKSS; this is translated from the coding sequence ATGTCAAAAAATCTAACATTTAAACTCATTTTAGATGGTGATAACAAGGGTTTAATTAGCGCAGCAAAACAATCTGAAACAACCGTTAAATCTGTTTTGGAGACCATTAAAACAGAAGCTGAAAAAATAAAGATAGATGCCTTGGTTGGTGAGCTGGCAAAAGCAACAACGGAAATATCATCACTTGGTGATAAAAGTGCGATTAGTGCAACACAGTTGCGCGATATGTCAACCCAAAGTCAGCAAATGATCAGCGGATTAAAATCAGAGCTGATAGGGGCGCAAGCTGAACTGGTACGACTATCTCAAACAAATGCTTCACCAGCTGATATACAAAATGCAATAAATCGTGTTGAAGACCTAAAGTCGTCAATTCAAACTGTTGAAACAGCATTTGGCGCTTACGAATCTGTAGCAACAAATGCAATGACTGGTGTTGATAGAGCCGCAAGCAAGACAATTGCCGAGGTTCAAAAATTCACATCAGTGGATTTGAATAATGTGGTTTCTGAGGCACAGAATGCAACCCGTGCTATTGAAAGTATGGGTGATGGTGCTGTTGTTTCATCCCAAGAGATTGAACGAATTAGTCAATTGGGTGCAAACTCGATAAGTACGCTTGAGAAAGAATTACAGCAAGCTACAACTGAACTAAAGAACCTGAGTCAAAGTACCAGTGCAGTACCTTTAGAAAAGTTTAATGAGGCGAGCAATCGAGTTGTAGCGCTTGAGGATGCACTATCCTTAACCCAAATAGCCTTTAAAGATTTTCAAACAAAAGCATCATCTGCAATGCATGAAGTCTCAGATAGCACAAATAAGGCGGCAGATAGTGCAAAGAAAGCTGGAAATGATATCTACAGTGCATTAGGTATTCGACCACCAACTGTAATTAATGATGCAATTACAGACCTAACTAAAAAACTTGAAGACTTTAAAAAAAATAGCAAACTTCCAGCGGAAGAAATTGCTCGTGTTACCAAAATTACTGAGCAAGAAATTTCACGTTTAAAAAATGAATTAAGTGGAGTTGATTCCGCGGCAGAAAAAGCCAACTCAGGTGTATCAACTTTATCTAAAGGAATGGGTGGTGCAAGATTTGCCGCAAACGCATTAGTCGGTGCAATGGCTGCTCTCGGTGTTGGTTTTGGTGTTAAGGAATTAGCCCAAACAGCCGATTCTTATACCAACTTATCAGCACGCATCAATATCGCCACCCAAGATGGCGGTAACTTTGCTCAAGCGATGGCTGGTGTACATCAGGTTGCCCTTGCAACGAATAGCTCACTTGAAGCCACAGGTACGCTATTCACAAAGATTAATGACACTGGTAAGCAAATGGGGCTTACACAACAACAGTCATTAGATTTAACGAAAACGATTAACCAAGCAATTCAAACTGGCGGTGGGTCAGCACAGGCAAGTGAAGCGGCAATCACACAATTAGCTCAGGCGTTACAGTCTGGTGTGTTGCGTGGGGATGAATTCAACTCGATCATGGAGCAAGCGCCAGGTTTAACTAAGGCTTTGGCATCAGGATTGAATGTCACTACTGGTGAACTCCGTAAAATGGCTGAAAATGGAGAGCTCTCAGCCGAGCGTGTTGTTAAGGCAATTCAAAGTCAGTCAGCGGCAGTACAAGCAGATTACGATAAATTCCCAACAACAATCGGAAACGCATTACAACGCATTTCAACTAGTTGGGAAATCCTGATTGGCAAGATGGATCAAGCAAGTGGAACATCTTCACAGGTTGCTCAGTGGTTAGCAATGCTTGCGGATAACATCCAAAACCTCAAAATATTTATTGATGATATTGGTGAAGGTTTTGTTTGGATTGGAGATAAACTACAAAGCATTGATCCATCGACAATTAATGTACTTAAATCAACATTAAGTGATGCATATGATACTGTAAAATCATTAATTTCAAACGTTGCTACACTCGGGGAGACAATTTGGAGTGCGTTTACCACAGCTCTTGATAGTGTCTCTCCGCTTTTTGCTGCATTATTGAGCGGAAAAGAGGAGGTTAGTGGGCTTGAGGTTGCGCTGAATACATTAAGAATGGCATTTGCAGCCATTAGCGATATAGCAACTGGTTTTAATATCGGTCTAAAACTACTCTTATCTGGAATTCAGTTTTTATCAGGTGGTTTGTATGCGCTTAGTTCACAAGTCTTAGGTTTCTTGGGTTTTGATACTTTAGCGCAACAAGCTTTGAATGCATCCGATCGGATGTTTGCTCAGGCTGAAAAAAATGGTAGCGAAGCCGCTAAACTTGCTGAGAATCACAAGTGGGCTGTAATTGAAACCTACAAGGATATTAGTGAAACAGAGGAGCAAGGGAATCAAGAGTCTATCGCTCTATCAAAAGAAAAGCTAAACCAACTATTAGCGGATCAAAAAACAGAAGCTGAAGGGAAAAAAGTTACTGAGGATGAAAAACTAAAAGCCGTCCAAGCCTATGCTGAGGCATCCATTAAAGCCAATGGTGGCGTAATGGATGGCGTGATGCAAGCTGATCTATTAACCAAGGGCTATATCGTCACAATTGATGAAGCGGGTAAGGTTTCTGTTCAGGCAGGTGAAAGCGCAGCGCAGGCAGCCGAAAATGCCAAGGTTAAAGAAGAGGCTCTTAAAGTTGCTAAAGATAACGTCAAAAAGGCAGATGAAGAGCTTCTTGCATACCAAAAGCAGGCTACAGTAGAGCGCGTATTACTGGATAAGCAGATTGAGGAAGCCAAGCGAACAGGTGATTTAAATGCATTGGTTTCTGCTCAAAACTCCGTTAATGCTATAGATGCTAAAGAAAATGAGCTTCGCAATAATCGTAATACTCGTATTACAGAGCTTAATAATGCAACTACAGGATCAGGTAAGGTTGCTGAGTCTGCTTACTCCAGAGCCTCCGCTGCTGCAAAGATATTTGATGTAGATCTTGATGCATCACTGAACAAAGTATCCAAGTCTTTTTCTGCTACTGGTGGGGAATTGGATGGTTTTAAAAACAAGTTAAGCGAAGCTGGGGTGACTGGCAAACAAGCAGGGGATGTAACTTACCAAGCGTGGCTTAAATGGCTAGAAACCGCGAAATCACAAGCTGAGATAGATGCGGCAAAAGCCAAGCTCAAAGAATTTGGTGATCAAGGGGTAATTTCAACATCACAGGTAGATCAAGGGCTATTTGCAATAAAAATGCAGGCACAGAAGTTACCCGATGATATTGATCCTGTAACAGCTTCTTTTAAGCGACTTGGAATTGAAACTAAAGAAAACTTAGCACTTGCTGCTAAACAAGCAATGATGGATTTCATTAATATCAGAGATAGTGGAAAGGCTACAGCTGAAGGAATTCAACAAGCTTACACAAAAGCAATGCAAGCCGCTGAGTTGTCGGGTGATGCAGGACAAATCGCCGTAGCAAAGTCTATAGCTGCAACAGCTGGAATGATTACCACAGTTGATGAGGCTGGAAAAACCGTCGTCAAATCTTATGCAGAAATGGACAGAGCAGCAAAAGCCCACGCCTCAACAGTTTCAAATGGTGTAACAAGTGCTTATCGCCGCATGGGTGAGGTTGCTCGCGAAGAAGCTCTTTCATCTACCGAAGCTTGGAATAAAGCACTGGAAGCGCAACAAGGCGGTATCCATGCGACAAGAAAAGGCGAGAAGACTCGACTCGCATTTGACCAAAGCGGTGTCGAAGCAGAGCTCAAAGCAATGGGTTATGACGATAAAAGAGCGACTGAAATTGCAAAAAGCATTTTAAGTAGCTCTAAGTCGGGCGATGGGTATAAAAATGCTTCCACATCTTGGCTTGCTAAAAATGGCTACGACATCATTGGTTCGTTTGCTGGCGGTGGTGGTGGTACTTCAAATGCGAACTATGTGCGAGAGCAATTAGAGCGTTATTCGCAGTATTCAGGCAGTAAGTCATCATCAAGTCTCAATACTGACTCTAAAACAGTGAAATACGAGATCAACACAGGTAAATCAAGTGCCACTGTTTACGGAAATCAAAAAACTGAATCTGATTTTGATTCAGTCTTAAGAGATCTTGAAGCTATCAAGAAGAGTTCATAA
- a CDS encoding phage tail tube protein, translating into MAKKPDLMSLQGEWLAAKLTNGVAGAYFEMGNTPEANIGITTETVDHFTAKDGTRAKDAVLRKATGVTGKMTAEEINKQNKNIVFSGNTSSVASSTIADEVLGVVVAGQIINLGKRNLSNVVFKAGSGAVDASTYTLDPVFGTVVFNTAPSEAVSWSATAGAVERTAIANSLGNEYALLFKGIDTYSGDKLVVELWRVQFSPETEFALINEEFASFDLEFECLADATKATDPQLGSFGIVEQFKIVA; encoded by the coding sequence ATGGCTAAAAAACCTGATTTAATGTCGCTACAGGGTGAGTGGTTAGCAGCTAAATTAACAAATGGTGTCGCAGGTGCTTATTTTGAAATGGGCAACACGCCAGAAGCAAATATTGGCATCACTACCGAAACGGTTGATCACTTCACCGCAAAAGATGGGACCCGCGCCAAGGATGCGGTACTTCGAAAAGCAACTGGTGTCACTGGTAAAATGACCGCTGAAGAAATCAATAAGCAAAATAAAAATATTGTATTCAGCGGCAACACCAGTTCAGTCGCATCATCTACTATTGCTGATGAGGTGCTAGGTGTTGTTGTTGCGGGGCAAATAATCAACCTCGGCAAGCGCAATTTAAGCAATGTTGTCTTTAAAGCAGGAAGTGGCGCTGTAGATGCTTCAACTTATACGCTTGATCCTGTGTTTGGTACTGTTGTTTTTAATACTGCACCAAGTGAGGCGGTATCATGGTCCGCTACAGCAGGTGCTGTTGAGCGCACCGCAATTGCAAATTCACTTGGTAATGAATATGCCTTGTTATTTAAAGGTATTGATACCTATTCTGGTGATAAATTGGTGGTGGAGTTATGGCGTGTGCAATTTTCACCTGAAACTGAATTCGCCTTGATAAATGAAGAATTTGCAAGTTTTGATCTTGAGTTTGAATGTCTTGCAGATGCGACAAAAGCAACTGACCCGCAATTAGGTTCTTTCGGTATTGTAGAGCAGTTTAAAATTGTAGCGTAA
- a CDS encoding phage tail terminator protein — protein sequence MADFFAVRREIAEKLKEISAFKQIYTPLNSVKVTEMSQITPSAHVNFQRIAKSDNSSDSRVNLLGLRWAVTVACRNAQSQMVDGSAVTDEAGNLLEEVITLLSGWQPKSSCRPLSLVDVKEGFSPGFAYLTVFFESKRFI from the coding sequence ATGGCTGATTTTTTCGCTGTACGCCGTGAGATTGCCGAAAAGCTAAAAGAGATTTCGGCATTTAAGCAGATCTATACACCATTGAATTCGGTGAAAGTAACTGAAATGTCGCAAATTACACCATCCGCGCATGTGAATTTTCAACGTATTGCTAAGTCAGATAACTCTAGTGACTCTAGAGTGAATTTGCTTGGTTTGCGTTGGGCTGTAACTGTTGCATGTCGTAATGCTCAATCGCAAATGGTCGATGGTTCTGCGGTAACAGATGAAGCAGGCAATTTACTTGAAGAAGTCATAACTTTGCTTAGTGGTTGGCAACCCAAGTCAAGCTGCAGACCACTGTCACTTGTCGATGTGAAAGAGGGCTTTTCACCTGGATTCGCATATTTAACAGTTTTCTTTGAATCGAAACGATTTATTTAG
- a CDS encoding phage virion morphogenesis protein, translating to MAVAIKVTSEESSVIEALQQIINLDTSKMYDEIGAYGVSSTQMRFVDQHDPDGNPWKQSWRAKEQNGQTLRDTNRLMNSLTHNVLPNGVEWGTNVEYAESMHFGFKATARSGYLLFNVVGQWRKVKSVESEPRAYLGINSEDEKEILDIIGNHIHG from the coding sequence ATGGCTGTAGCAATCAAAGTTACAAGTGAAGAAAGCTCAGTTATTGAAGCTCTACAGCAGATCATTAATCTTGATACATCGAAAATGTATGATGAGATTGGTGCTTATGGGGTTTCATCGACTCAGATGCGCTTTGTTGATCAACATGACCCAGATGGTAATCCATGGAAACAATCATGGAGAGCAAAGGAGCAAAATGGGCAAACATTAAGAGATACTAATCGATTAATGAACAGCTTAACTCACAATGTATTACCGAATGGTGTTGAGTGGGGAACTAATGTTGAGTATGCGGAAAGTATGCACTTTGGATTTAAAGCTACAGCGCGATCAGGTTATTTGCTTTTTAATGTTGTTGGACAATGGCGAAAAGTTAAAAGTGTAGAGTCGGAGCCTAGGGCTTATCTTGGGATTAATTCCGAAGATGAGAAAGAAATTTTAGACATTATAGGAAACCACATACATGGCTGA
- a CDS encoding gp436 family protein, which yields MYATEEDLIKRFGNEVENLKSMLPDGAIAEALQDATEEIDSYVAVKYSLPLPSIPSTLQRIACNIARYRLYFQQPTEEVENRYKAEIDFLKRIADGKAVLNILNQENEVTEEKPKNSPATMPIGTTYRGGVFGDDVLNMMPSLK from the coding sequence ATGTACGCAACTGAAGAGGATTTGATTAAGCGATTTGGTAATGAAGTTGAAAATCTGAAATCAATGTTACCTGATGGGGCGATTGCAGAAGCTTTGCAGGATGCGACAGAGGAAATTGATAGTTATGTGGCGGTAAAGTACAGCTTACCGCTTCCTAGCATTCCAAGTACTCTACAGCGAATCGCATGCAATATCGCAAGATACCGCCTTTACTTTCAGCAACCTACTGAAGAAGTAGAGAATCGCTATAAAGCTGAAATTGATTTTTTGAAGCGTATTGCTGATGGTAAAGCTGTACTTAATATCCTCAATCAAGAGAATGAAGTCACTGAAGAGAAGCCGAAAAACTCACCTGCAACTATGCCAATCGGTACAACGTATCGAGGTGGTGTGTTTGGTGATGATGTTTTAAATATGATGCCAAGCTTAAAGTGA
- a CDS encoding major capsid protein, protein MSQTFTFQNAPIELLDIPQLVLLTDTTQRVDPWLIDRFFPQRVSYTKDTVPVGELNTATPLAPFVTPTAAGRQIKVGESGNVKFVKPAYLKPMMTVMPSEVQNTALISQLRKFGVVATGSNRLSDADLLLIDQAQKALYLRQSIENRKLLIARDVLLYGKTTFASADFPKYEVDYERNPACNFSPLIKWGQVGAKVMDDWQAMIDLSVEHSGISPQMALTTSKVYNTMIKDPEFKEKFIAPYAGISVPLTPTFDHKDKPQFRGTVDNIEIWTYDVQHSIGGGASERFIPEDFFGLISDANGWIAHCAIQNVEAFGQALEFYLSQWQEKNPSSIQILAESSPLAIPNNKNGLVGGRGFV, encoded by the coding sequence ATGAGTCAAACTTTTACATTTCAAAATGCACCAATTGAATTACTTGATATCCCTCAATTGGTTCTATTAACGGATACCACTCAGCGTGTTGATCCATGGTTAATTGATCGCTTCTTTCCTCAGCGTGTTTCATACACTAAAGACACAGTACCTGTTGGTGAATTAAATACAGCAACACCTTTAGCACCATTTGTTACACCAACCGCTGCGGGTCGTCAAATCAAAGTAGGTGAATCTGGTAACGTAAAATTCGTAAAGCCTGCCTATCTAAAACCAATGATGACAGTCATGCCAAGCGAAGTGCAAAACACAGCTTTAATTTCGCAATTGCGTAAATTCGGTGTGGTTGCAACTGGCTCTAACCGTTTAAGTGATGCAGACTTATTGCTGATTGATCAAGCTCAGAAAGCTTTGTATTTGCGTCAATCGATTGAAAATCGAAAATTGCTAATTGCACGTGATGTATTGCTTTATGGTAAAACCACTTTTGCATCAGCGGATTTCCCAAAGTATGAAGTTGATTATGAGCGTAATCCTGCTTGTAATTTCTCTCCATTAATTAAATGGGGGCAGGTTGGTGCAAAAGTCATGGATGATTGGCAGGCTATGATTGATTTATCTGTAGAGCATTCAGGTATATCACCACAAATGGCGCTGACGACATCCAAAGTCTACAACACAATGATTAAAGACCCTGAATTTAAAGAAAAGTTCATTGCGCCGTATGCGGGTATTAGTGTTCCACTTACACCAACATTTGATCATAAAGATAAACCGCAGTTCCGTGGCACTGTAGATAATATTGAAATTTGGACGTATGACGTACAACACAGTATTGGCGGTGGTGCATCTGAGCGTTTTATTCCTGAAGATTTCTTTGGCCTGATTTCAGATGCCAATGGTTGGATCGCGCACTGTGCTATTCAAAACGTAGAGGCTTTTGGCCAAGCTTTAGAATTCTATTTGAGCCAATGGCAAGAAAAGAACCCATCAAGTATTCAAATACTTGCTGAATCATCACCTTTAGCTATTCCAAACAATAAAAATGGTTTGGTTGGTGGTCGTGGCTTTGTTTAA